One Vitis vinifera cultivar Pinot Noir 40024 chromosome 8, ASM3070453v1 genomic window carries:
- the LOC104880012 gene encoding uncharacterized protein LOC104880012 gives MCKRCREWIRSPFNIVFLIWIICVAISGLLLVLMVTGMLNRVLPEKDQRDAWAEVNNQILNALFTLMSLYQHPKRLHYLVILCRWKPKDISRLRKEYCKNGTQKPHEWGHMMVVVLLLNVNCISQYALCGLNLGFNRHNRPAAGVGICIVFAVSTGAIAGLYSNFSPLGKEYESEFDEEVQNQTFTTDPTGQQSRLNARSFEKRFSFVSRNDQRVIEISPQWRGGIFNLWDDVNQAYLSLFCCFCVFGWNMERLGFGNMYVHIATFLLFCVAPFWIFNLAAINVDDEGVRQILGLVGIVLCVFGLLYGGFRRIQMRKRFNLPGNNLCCWKPALTDCAQRLCCACCSLAQEVRTADYYDIAENKFYTKQDDNSQPAMPSFPHEDRAIRFSPSSPFLNTPNPSNPWTEHFPTASRLPNYYYYGPDGERPQVENFSIVAKDGMNPPLPVMIQERR, from the coding sequence ATGTGCAAAAGGTGCAGAGAATGGATCAGGAGCCCGTTTAACATTGTATTTCTTATATGGATAATTTGTGTTGCCATCTCAGGACTACTGCTTGTTCTCATGGTGACAGGAATGTTAAACAGAGTCCTACCAGAGAAAGATCAGAGAGATGCATGGGCTGAGGTGaataatcaaattctaaatGCTCTCTTTACTCTAATGAGTCTGTATCAACACCCAAAGAGGCTCCACTACCTAGTAATTTTGTGTAGGTGGAAGCCCAAGGACATCTCCAGACTCAGAAAAGAATACTGTAAGAATGGCACCCAGAAACCCCATGAGTGGGGCCACATGATGGTTGTTGTACTTCTCCTCAATGTGAATTGCATTTCTCAATATGCCCTGTGTGGCCTTAATTTGGGATTCAATAGACATAACCGACCTGCTGCAGGAGTCGGTATCTGCATTGTTTTTGCAGTGAGTACTGGGGCAATTGCTGGTTTGTACTCCAATTTTAGCCCTCTCGGGAAGGAATATGAATCTGAATTTGATGAGGAAGTGCAAAATCAGACTTTCACCACTGACCCCACGGGCCAACAGAGCCGCCTAAATGCCAGGTCTTTTGAGAAACGATTCTCATTTGTGTCAAGAAATGACCAGAGGGTTATTGAGATTAGTCCTCAATGGAGAGGCGGGATATTCAATTTGTGGGACGATGTTAATCAAGcttatctctctcttttttgcTGTTTTTGTGTGTTTGGATGGAACATGGAAAGACTTGGGTTTGGTAACATGTATGTTCACATAGCAACTTTTCTCCTCTTTTGTGTGGCTCCCTTCTGGATATTCAACTTGGCTGCCATCAATGTTGATGATGAGGGTGTGAGGCAGATTTTGGGGTTAGTAGGTATTGTGCTTTGTGTGTTTGGCTTACTCTATGGTGGCTTCAGGAGGATCCAAATGAGAAAGAGATTCAACTTGCCGGGGAATAACTTGTGTTGTTGGAAACCAGCATTGACTGATTGTGCACAAAGGCTTTGTTGCGCTTGTTGCTCTCTTGCCCAGGAAGTTCGAACAGCTGACtactatgatattgcagaaaatAAGTTCTATACAAAGCAAGATGATAATAGCCAGCCAGCAATGCCCTCTTTCCCTCATGAAGATAGAGCCATTCGGTTCAGTCCAAGTTCTCCATTTTTGAACACTCCCAATCCGTCAAACCCCTGGACAGAACACTTTCCGACTGCAAGCAGACTCccaaattactattattatggCCCAGATGGAGAGCGTCCCCAGGTGGAGAATTTTTCCATCGTAGCTAAAGACGGCATGAATCCCCCTCTTCCAGTCATGATACAAGAGAGAAGATAA
- the LOC100243123 gene encoding uncharacterized protein LOC100243123, which translates to MASTSNREEELWLGASSSGYKAKGRLAPPSANLQEVEEDRHEISRSMPSTHNEDLPEHSNVVRPRKTNRDSMCKRCREWIRSLFNIAFLLGKICVAMSGLLLVLIVTGMLNRVLPEKDQRDAWVEVNNQILNALFTLMSLYQHPQRLHYLILLCRWKPKDISRLRKEYCKNGTQKPHEWGHMMVVVLLLNLNCIAQYVLCGLNLGFNRHNRPTVVVSICMAFAVGSGTIAGLYSNFSPLRSTMFSKFHLIEERSKQDGKSI; encoded by the exons ATGGCTTCAACTAGTAATCGTGAGGAAGAGTTATGGTTAGGTGCAAGCTCTAGTGGTTATAAAGCCAAAG GTAGGTTAGCACCCCCATCAGCGAATTTGCAGGAGGTTGAAGAGGATAGGCATGAAATCTCACGTTCAATGCCTTCTACCCACAATGAAGATCTCCCGGAACATTCCAATGTGGTTCGTCCTCGAAAAACCAATCGTGATTCTATGTGCAAAAGGTGCAGAGAATGGATCAGGAGTCTGTTTAACATTGCCTTTCTTTTAGGGAAAATTTGTGTTGCCATGTCAGGACTACTGCTTGTTCTCATAGTGACAGGAATGTTAAACAGAGTCCTGCCAGAGAAAGATCAGAGAGATGCATGGGTTGAGGTGAATAATCAAATCCTAAATGCTCTCTTTACTCTAATGAGTTTGTATCAACACCCACAGAGGCTCCACTACCTAATACTTTTGTGTAGGTGGAAGCCCAAGGACATCTCCAGATTGAGAAAAGAATACTGTAAGAATGGCACCCAGAAACCCCATGAATGGGGCCACATGATggttgttgttcttcttctcaATTTGAATTGCATTGCTCAATACGTCCTATGTGGCCTTAATTTGGGATTCAATAGACACAACCGTCCTACTGTTGTAGTCAGTATCTGCATGGCTTTTGCAGTGGGTTCTGGGACAATTGCTGGTTTGTACTCCAATTTTAGCCCTCTCCGGTCCACTATGTTTAGTAAATTTCATTTGATAGAAGAAAGGAGCAAACAGGATGGAAAATCCATTTGA